One genomic segment of Ricinus communis isolate WT05 ecotype wild-type chromosome 5, ASM1957865v1, whole genome shotgun sequence includes these proteins:
- the LOC107260748 gene encoding peptidyl-prolyl cis-trans isomerase Pin1, whose translation MASTNQVRASHILIKHQGSRRKASWKDPEGRVIQNTTRESAVSQLKAFREDIVSGKAKFEDIASRFSDCSSAKRGGDLGPFSRGQMQKPFEDATYALKVGEISEIVDTDSGVHIIMRTS comes from the exons TGGCGTCAACCAATCAAGTCAGGGCATCACATATACTTATAAAGCATCAAGGCTCTCGAAGAAAGGCCTCTTGGAAAGATCCAGAAGGTCGCGTCATTCAGAATACGACAAGAGAGTCCGCTGTTTCTCAACTCAAAGCTTTCCGTGAGGACATCGTTTCTGGCAAAGCTAAGTTTGAGGATATTGCCTCTCGCTTCTCTGATTGTAGCTCCGCTAAGCGCGGCGGCGACCTCG GTCCATTCAGCCGGGGCCAGATGCAGAAACCTTTTGAAGATGCAACATATGCTCTTAAGGTTGGTGAGATAAGTGAGATCGTGGATACTGATAGTGGAGTGCACATTATCATGAGAACAAGTTAA